The Rhodohalobacter sp. SW132 genome has a segment encoding these proteins:
- a CDS encoding glycosyltransferase family 4 protein, giving the protein MSEIKANKFILVPRLDNPGGVANYYSVLKPFLDKNCTYVYRGKSSEKNKIWRFITDYIHFYKSAYKDGNSGVILISSSLGYGGFVRDGIFSLLSTKKHKRIIFFRGWNPSFEKKINNSRILRFWLQKTFLKADHIIVLSSEFKKKLSDWGYTGQISTETTVVDEKLLNDFKFRERKSEVKNLLFLSRIEKAKGIFEAVDAVSLLLKQGRDIQLTIAGNGAAMDNLKEHIYNFDTDGITLKGYVEGEDKMNCLISADLFLFPSYHEGMPNSVLEAIAFGLPVLTTRVGGIPDFFEDGKMGLFLDNREPEHIAEKIEYLLGRPELMKEMSEYNYNYAKEHFYASKVAARLEKIIDDVVEERV; this is encoded by the coding sequence GTGTCTGAAATAAAAGCAAATAAATTTATACTCGTGCCACGTCTTGATAATCCCGGTGGTGTAGCGAATTATTATTCAGTGCTGAAACCGTTTCTTGATAAAAATTGCACGTATGTTTATCGTGGTAAATCTTCAGAAAAGAATAAGATATGGCGATTCATAACCGATTATATCCATTTTTATAAGTCAGCGTATAAAGATGGAAATAGTGGAGTCATTCTTATTAGCAGCTCACTCGGTTATGGTGGGTTTGTAAGAGATGGAATTTTCTCATTACTATCAACTAAAAAGCATAAAAGAATCATTTTTTTCAGAGGCTGGAATCCATCCTTTGAAAAGAAGATAAATAATTCAAGAATCCTGAGATTTTGGTTACAAAAAACGTTTCTCAAAGCAGATCATATCATAGTATTATCATCAGAATTTAAAAAGAAGCTTAGTGATTGGGGTTACACAGGTCAAATTTCAACCGAAACTACCGTTGTTGATGAAAAGCTGTTGAATGATTTTAAATTCAGGGAAAGAAAGTCTGAAGTAAAAAATCTATTGTTTCTCTCCAGGATTGAAAAAGCAAAAGGAATTTTCGAAGCTGTAGATGCTGTAAGTCTTCTTTTAAAACAGGGCAGGGATATTCAATTAACTATTGCAGGTAACGGCGCGGCAATGGATAATTTAAAGGAGCATATATACAATTTTGATACAGATGGAATTACCTTGAAAGGGTATGTGGAAGGTGAAGATAAAATGAATTGCTTAATATCGGCCGATCTATTCCTATTTCCATCCTATCACGAAGGCATGCCAAATTCCGTATTAGAAGCCATAGCTTTCGGCCTTCCAGTACTAACAACCAGAGTCGGCGGCATTCCCGACTTTTTCGAAGATGGCAAAATGGGGCTGTTCCTGGATAACCGAGAACCGGAGCATATCGCAGAGAAGATTGAATATCTGCTGGGCAGGCCGGAGCTGATGAAAGAGATGTCGGAGTATAACTACAATTATGCGAAAGAACATTTTTATGCAAGCAAAGTAGCTGCACGCTTGGAGAAAATTATTGATGATGTAGTGGAGGAACGTGTATGA
- a CDS encoding RimK family alpha-L-glutamate ligase codes for MTVLIISDNESTFSSKWINALERIQADYVCSKIEEDWNTKISQFKPNIVIGCPNSFDIYKKRKYDEIHLQVLKNYDVPIYPDFKAIKIYENKPELQKILVENDIPHPKTYYYTEYEKGLDYIFNESKSYPIIAKSNSGAGGVGIKFLRNKIEAEKLVYEVFKGRGFPKRIGPNLRQGNKLSRTWNKITNPGVLLKKLNAYRKRYQYRQKGEILFQEFIPHEYEWRVVRIGESYFAHKKIAESGMASGSKLKGYENPPLSVLQFVKEISDKLEIKSAAYDLFETSDGKYLVNEIQTYFGQSDPYQMLIDGKPARYVYRDNNWISEFGDFARNQCYDLRLKYALDMAGIVHNITFQ; via the coding sequence ATGACTGTATTAATTATATCGGATAATGAGTCAACATTTTCATCAAAATGGATTAATGCACTTGAAAGAATCCAAGCAGATTATGTTTGCTCAAAAATTGAAGAAGATTGGAATACTAAGATTTCTCAATTTAAACCGAATATTGTAATAGGATGTCCTAACTCTTTTGATATTTATAAAAAAAGAAAATATGATGAAATACATCTTCAAGTCTTGAAAAATTACGATGTCCCGATTTATCCTGACTTTAAAGCAATAAAAATCTATGAGAACAAACCTGAGTTACAAAAAATATTGGTTGAAAATGATATTCCTCATCCCAAGACATACTATTATACAGAATACGAAAAAGGGCTTGACTATATCTTTAATGAATCAAAATCCTATCCAATAATTGCTAAATCAAATTCAGGTGCAGGCGGTGTTGGTATAAAATTTCTTAGGAATAAAATTGAAGCAGAGAAACTCGTTTATGAAGTTTTTAAAGGAAGGGGTTTTCCAAAACGAATTGGGCCAAATCTAAGGCAGGGGAATAAACTTTCCAGAACCTGGAATAAAATAACAAATCCAGGTGTACTACTAAAAAAACTGAATGCATATCGCAAACGCTACCAATACCGTCAAAAGGGTGAAATTCTTTTTCAGGAATTTATTCCTCATGAATATGAGTGGCGGGTAGTTCGAATTGGGGAGTCATATTTTGCGCACAAAAAAATTGCAGAAAGTGGGATGGCAAGCGGTTCCAAACTGAAAGGGTATGAGAATCCGCCATTATCTGTTTTACAATTTGTAAAAGAGATTTCAGATAAACTTGAAATCAAAAGTGCAGCATATGATCTATTTGAAACATCGGACGGTAAATATCTGGTAAACGAAATTCAAACCTATTTTGGACAATCAGATCCTTATCAAATGCTGATTGATGGGAAGCCTGCGAGATATGTTTATAGAGACAATAATTGGATCTCTGAATTTGGTGATTTTGCACGAAATCAGTGTTACGATCTTCGGTTAAAATATGCACTTGATATGGCAGGTATTGTACATAATATTACATTTCAATGA
- a CDS encoding glycosyltransferase, giving the protein MYISVIVPLYNKEKYITETIHSVLNQKYKNFEIIVVNDGSTDNSVNKVRDIKDEKVKLVNKNNGGEATARNRGIEEANYKLISFLDADDIWYDDYLLNMVDLIKEYPEAGMYCSGYNLEYPDKIKRKRFIGLKNNYKGLVEDYLIRSAKSSIASSDTVVIRKDVFKKVGFFNTSLNHGPDLDMWFKIALNYKVAFYNFPGALHKKTVEGRVSDRNRDANLPYFDSLIANVSRFCPDGKKKDAKHYLKKRYQKKIRSLLFSIQLREVFKVHDHMKNNL; this is encoded by the coding sequence ATGTATATATCTGTAATAGTTCCACTTTATAATAAAGAAAAGTATATAACAGAAACTATACACTCAGTTCTTAATCAGAAGTATAAGAATTTTGAAATTATTGTAGTTAATGATGGGTCAACTGATAACAGTGTTAATAAGGTCAGGGATATAAAAGATGAGAAAGTGAAATTGGTTAATAAAAATAATGGTGGAGAGGCAACTGCAAGAAATAGAGGTATTGAAGAAGCTAATTACAAACTGATTTCATTTTTGGATGCTGACGATATCTGGTATGATGATTATCTATTGAATATGGTTGATTTAATAAAAGAATATCCTGAGGCGGGCATGTACTGCAGTGGATATAATTTAGAATACCCAGATAAAATTAAGAGAAAACGCTTTATTGGTTTGAAAAATAACTACAAAGGTCTTGTTGAAGATTATCTTATTAGATCAGCAAAATCATCAATTGCGAGTTCTGATACTGTGGTGATAAGAAAAGATGTTTTTAAAAAAGTTGGTTTTTTTAATACATCACTTAACCATGGTCCGGATTTAGATATGTGGTTTAAAATTGCGTTAAACTATAAAGTTGCATTTTATAATTTTCCCGGTGCATTACATAAGAAAACAGTTGAAGGAAGAGTAAGTGATCGGAACAGAGATGCTAACCTACCTTACTTTGATTCATTAATTGCAAATGTATCCAGATTTTGTCCTGATGGTAAAAAGAAAGATGCTAAACATTATCTAAAGAAAAGATATCAAAAAAAAATAAGATCTTTACTTTTTAGCATACAACTTAGAGAGGTATTTAAAGTTCACGATCACATGAAAAACAATCTGTAA
- a CDS encoding lipopolysaccharide biosynthesis protein, translating to MSILASGTGIAKIIGLAAMPFITRIYTPEHFGILAVFTAALVILLVFADMRYIVALLLPKSDELAFNLFILILSLIGLITLFCTIILLFYGELIFAFFNMVEITSYWWLLILGLAGASIFELLSQWAIRKKSFDVVAKTSVWQSVFSASAKIGLGLFGLKPIGLLIGVVLKKAGGILAFLKIFLKDFRNYWYKVTFKKIFFLLRYYKELPMYSLPSQFLLIVAGKIPVLYFAFQFGSNTTGQLGLAMTVIGIPIGLLGRSTGQAFYSEIARIGKDNSEKIYNLSINILKRLAIVSILPCTILLFGSPFLFQLIFGSEWYQAGLITSILTIYLFFQFLSLPFINILNVLNLQNIYFKINLSKILLATIPFTLSYFFEYEIYSTLILYTIFMSIYYTYSSYAIFSIIKPKQ from the coding sequence ATGAGTATTCTTGCGTCGGGAACTGGTATTGCCAAAATTATTGGGTTAGCAGCAATGCCATTTATTACAAGAATTTATACACCTGAACATTTTGGAATTCTTGCTGTATTTACGGCAGCTCTGGTGATACTTCTTGTTTTTGCAGACATGCGATATATAGTTGCATTACTTTTACCAAAAAGCGATGAATTAGCATTTAATTTATTTATTCTGATACTAAGTTTAATTGGTTTGATAACACTTTTCTGTACTATAATACTTTTATTTTATGGAGAGTTGATTTTCGCATTTTTTAACATGGTTGAAATCACTTCTTACTGGTGGTTACTTATATTGGGTTTGGCTGGGGCGTCAATTTTTGAATTATTGTCACAATGGGCAATCCGAAAAAAATCTTTTGATGTAGTTGCAAAAACAAGTGTTTGGCAATCCGTATTTTCTGCAAGTGCCAAAATCGGATTAGGTTTATTTGGATTGAAACCAATTGGTTTATTAATTGGAGTTGTTCTCAAGAAGGCAGGTGGAATATTAGCTTTTCTAAAAATATTCTTAAAAGATTTTAGAAATTATTGGTATAAAGTTACTTTCAAAAAGATTTTCTTCTTACTCCGATATTATAAGGAACTCCCGATGTATAGCTTACCGTCACAATTCCTTTTAATAGTAGCAGGTAAAATTCCAGTGCTATATTTTGCATTCCAATTTGGTTCTAATACCACTGGACAATTGGGTTTAGCGATGACAGTTATAGGCATTCCTATAGGGCTTTTGGGAAGATCAACAGGTCAAGCATTTTATAGTGAAATTGCCAGGATTGGAAAAGATAATTCTGAAAAAATTTACAATTTATCAATAAATATTCTCAAGCGATTAGCAATAGTAAGTATTCTTCCGTGTACCATTTTGCTTTTCGGTTCACCCTTTCTGTTTCAACTTATTTTTGGAAGTGAATGGTACCAAGCAGGATTAATTACTAGTATCCTCACAATTTATTTATTCTTTCAATTTCTTAGTCTACCATTTATAAACATATTAAATGTTTTAAATCTGCAAAACATCTATTTTAAAATAAATCTTTCTAAGATACTATTGGCGACTATACCATTTACATTATCATATTTCTTTGAATATGAAATTTATTCAACCTTGATTCTATATACTATCTTCATGAGTATATATTATACTTATAGTAGTTACGCAATATTTTCAATAATAAAACCAAAGCAATAG
- a CDS encoding DegT/DnrJ/EryC1/StrS family aminotransferase, translating into MTHCKEQPVFEHLGYTYGDFPESEKASKEVMSLPMHPFLNIDDQNEIRGEIIENI; encoded by the coding sequence CTGACACACTGTAAAGAGCAGCCGGTATTCGAACATTTAGGCTATACATATGGTGATTTTCCAGAGTCCGAAAAGGCTTCAAAGGAAGTGATGAGTTTGCCCATGCATCCATTCCTCAACATTGATGATCAGAATGAAATCAGAGGTGAAATAATTGAGAATATATGA
- a CDS encoding DegT/DnrJ/EryC1/StrS aminotransferase family protein, whose translation MEFIDLKSQYEKYKTEIDTRIHKVLEHGQYIMGPEVHELEETLADYVGVSHCITTSSGTHSLEIALRALGVGPGDEVITVPFSWISSAEVIMLVGATPVFVDIEHDTFNMDASKIEAAITDNTKAIIPVSLFGQMPEMEAINAIAEKHDIAVMEDGAQSFGATRNGKKSCGASLVGSTSFFPAKPLGCYGDGGALFTDDDDLAETIRAIRTHGGVKRHYHTHVGTNGRFDSMQAAVILGKWPGFADEIQKRGDIGARYSELLKEHCTTPKVLNGNTHVYAQYTIRVDEGRRDEIVAGMKESGIPIGVYYPKCFHEQPVFEHLGHEYGDFPESEKASREVLSLPMHPFLSEDEQKEIATKLIELL comes from the coding sequence ATGGAATTTATTGACTTAAAATCACAGTACGAGAAATATAAAACGGAAATTGATACCCGTATTCACAAAGTATTAGAACACGGCCAATACATCATGGGCCCGGAAGTGCATGAGCTGGAGGAGACGCTGGCGGATTATGTGGGGGTGAGCCATTGCATTACGACCAGCAGCGGTACGCACTCCCTGGAGATTGCCCTGCGGGCGCTGGGCGTTGGGCCGGGCGATGAGGTGATTACGGTTCCGTTTTCGTGGATCAGTTCGGCGGAGGTGATCATGCTGGTGGGTGCCACGCCGGTTTTTGTAGATATTGAGCACGATACGTTTAATATGGACGCTTCAAAGATTGAAGCCGCCATCACGGATAACACCAAAGCCATCATCCCCGTCAGCCTCTTTGGACAGATGCCGGAGATGGAAGCCATTAACGCCATTGCCGAAAAGCACGACATTGCCGTGATGGAAGACGGCGCCCAGAGTTTTGGCGCCACCCGCAACGGTAAAAAAAGCTGCGGGGCCTCGCTGGTGGGCAGCACCTCGTTCTTCCCGGCCAAGCCGCTCGGCTGCTATGGCGACGGCGGGGCCCTGTTTACGGACGATGACGACCTCGCCGAAACCATCCGCGCCATCCGCACCCACGGCGGCGTGAAGCGCCACTACCACACCCATGTAGGCACCAACGGGCGGTTCGACTCCATGCAGGCGGCCGTCATTTTAGGCAAGTGGCCCGGGTTTGCGGATGAAATACAAAAACGAGGCGATATTGGCGCCCGCTACAGCGAATTGTTAAAAGAACACTGCACCACACCGAAAGTTTTGAATGGCAACACCCACGTCTACGCCCAGTACACCATCCGCGTGGATGAAGGGAGGCGGGACGAAATCGTTGCCGGCATGAAAGAGTCAGGAATTCCGATTGGCGTCTACTACCCGAAGTGTTTTCATGAACAGCCTGTATTCGAACACCTGGGACATGAGTATGGTGACTTCCCCGAATCTGAGAAGGCTTCTCGTGAAGTGTTAAGTTTACCGATGCATCCATTCCTCAGCGAGGATGAGCAGAAGGAAATAGCTACAAAATTGATTGAATTACTATGA
- a CDS encoding acyltransferase — protein MPRNTNIDNVKIHESVYVDEPVSIGSGTKIWHFCHISKNTEIGENCVFGQNVFVANDVKIGSRVKVQNNVSIYTGCELEDEVFLGPSCVLTNVTNPRSQVNRHSLYEKTLFRRGCSIGANATVVPGITIGRYAFIGAGAVVTKDVPDYALMLGNPAKQKGWMSRHGHHLSDPDPDGIMVCPESGFRYQLVQGTGHRVQGAGKAEQLKCLDLDEEESLPEDLSSGSKTYDEFK, from the coding sequence ATGCCTCGTAACACAAACATCGATAACGTAAAAATTCACGAATCCGTCTACGTAGACGAACCCGTCTCCATTGGCAGCGGCACGAAGATTTGGCACTTCTGTCATATTTCTAAAAATACAGAGATCGGCGAGAACTGTGTGTTTGGGCAGAATGTGTTTGTGGCGAATGATGTGAAGATCGGCAGCAGGGTGAAGGTGCAGAACAACGTTTCGATTTACACCGGCTGCGAGCTGGAGGATGAAGTGTTCCTCGGCCCGAGCTGTGTGCTGACCAACGTCACGAACCCCCGAAGCCAGGTGAACCGCCATTCGCTGTATGAAAAGACTCTTTTCCGAAGAGGCTGCAGCATCGGCGCTAACGCCACGGTGGTGCCCGGCATCACCATCGGACGATACGCATTTATCGGGGCAGGGGCAGTAGTGACCAAAGACGTCCCCGATTACGCCCTCATGCTCGGCAACCCCGCAAAGCAGAAAGGGTGGATGAGTCGGCATGGGCATCATCTCTCTGATCCGGATCCGGACGGCATCATGGTCTGTCCTGAAAGTGGGTTTAGGTATCAGTTAGTACAAGGTACAGGGCACAGGGTTCAAGGTGCAGGAAAAGCAGAACAGCTTAAATGCCTCGATCTGGATGAGGAAGAATCACTGCCGGAGGATCTTTCATCCGGATCAAAAACTTACGATGAATTTAAATAG
- a CDS encoding Gfo/Idh/MocA family protein → MKNFALTGLAGYIAPRHLKAIKDTGNRLVAAVDPHDSVGIIDSFFPDASFFTEVERFDRHLEKCRRAMNGDAIHYLTVCSPNHLHDAHIRLALRVDADVICEKPLVLNPWNLDVLQELEEEYGQRVWTILQLRVHPSIVELKEKLATRNNGKRHKIKLTYITSRGLWYHYSWKGNMEKSGGIGTNIGIHFFDMLMWLFGAPDTVELYVREKNRMGGFLELPNADVEWYLSLEPQDIPTSAGDGKRTYRTITVDGEELEFSGGFTDLHTKVYEETINGNGFGIDDARPSIELVHKLRTMELTENPKGIMHPSIEELGV, encoded by the coding sequence ATGAAAAACTTCGCATTGACTGGGTTGGCCGGGTACATTGCACCGAGACATTTGAAAGCGATTAAGGACACGGGAAACCGTCTGGTGGCTGCCGTTGATCCCCATGACTCCGTGGGGATTATTGACAGCTTCTTCCCGGACGCCAGCTTTTTTACCGAGGTAGAACGGTTCGACCGCCACCTGGAAAAGTGTAGGAGGGCCATGAACGGCGATGCGATTCATTACCTGACGGTTTGTTCTCCTAATCACCTGCATGATGCGCACATCCGCCTGGCACTGCGTGTGGATGCGGACGTCATCTGCGAAAAACCACTGGTGTTGAACCCCTGGAACCTGGATGTACTGCAGGAGCTGGAAGAGGAGTACGGGCAGCGGGTGTGGACCATTCTGCAGCTTCGGGTGCACCCGTCAATTGTGGAGCTGAAAGAGAAGCTGGCTACACGGAACAACGGCAAACGCCATAAGATTAAGCTGACCTACATCACCTCGCGCGGGCTGTGGTACCACTACTCCTGGAAGGGGAATATGGAAAAATCGGGTGGAATCGGTACCAACATCGGGATCCACTTTTTTGATATGCTGATGTGGCTTTTTGGTGCCCCGGATACCGTAGAGCTGTATGTGCGTGAAAAGAACCGCATGGGCGGTTTCCTCGAATTGCCGAACGCCGATGTGGAGTGGTACCTCTCACTTGAACCGCAGGATATACCCACAAGTGCCGGCGATGGCAAGCGTACCTACCGCACCATCACCGTGGACGGCGAAGAGCTGGAGTTCAGCGGCGGCTTCACCGATCTGCACACAAAAGTATACGAGGAGACCATAAATGGCAACGGCTTTGGCATTGATGACGCGCGACCATCAATAGAATTGGTGCATAAACTACGAACTATGGAATTGACGGAGAATCCGAAAGGAATAATGCATCCGAGTATAGAAGAACTGGGGGTTTAA
- a CDS encoding polysaccharide biosynthesis tyrosine autokinase, translating into MSDNNVDPSSNYRSGSNNGNRGYYSNGSQQGRGDRGHSPDDEIDLKHLFAVLMRRKWAVIGITLLFTIGALAYAYNTIPVYESNGTLLITESQSSRGQIGGDLSELLSATYGFGMGSTLGNELQIMRSRRMSNMLADKVMQQDLMENGQRFPVLWQEYPIDSTVVSAGAVATRIRNNISYGRVDRDTEVVEIRFRSYSPMEAQWMVDEAINSYSELSTDQNRMAANSAMRFLEDERRQIEENLREKEEQLKQFMDRSGIVAVDGQTQQLITRISELESQKQQVRTRLVAINTAIENYERQIDEIRPGLAQQFAEGVGSSMERLQFQLAELETERMLLLNRNPGLRENPEREPQLVQINNNIAMLKEEINRVASRLVDESEEYLTFLRSSDGGIAGRLLDLRTRLIELNVEKSQHEAQQEVLDERLTEENRFFENLPQNMVEFARLQRDVQINEQLFLTVSDQYAETAFWEQTQFGLGRPVDYGMMPGRPVEPRTRMIGLIGLLLGGVVGMGYAFGREALIKVIDGTEKMRKLNYPVLSVIPDIKKVVKEKFKGDDTIPVADGRKVSSTILTLVDRISPVAESFRRLHNNIVYSQPDEKFQTILVTSSAQGEGKTTIVSNLAVALTEAGKKVLIVDLDLRRPKLHILWKESQRPGLIEVLFEDVTLEEAIKPSAAPGIDLLMAGTKTPNPAAINQSEALRKLIIELKERYDHILIDTAPYGIITDAAPMMRLADGIVVAARFNKTKETQLEHTLGNLERIHANILGTVLLGFDHHKSSDYYYGNDNYYYAYEAYDEYHKEKA; encoded by the coding sequence ATGTCAGACAACAATGTCGACCCTTCATCAAACTACCGCAGTGGCAGCAATAATGGGAACAGGGGCTATTATTCAAATGGCAGCCAGCAGGGGCGTGGGGATCGCGGGCACTCACCGGACGACGAAATTGACCTGAAACATCTCTTTGCCGTACTCATGCGGCGCAAGTGGGCTGTGATCGGCATTACGTTGCTCTTTACGATAGGTGCCCTCGCCTACGCCTATAATACTATCCCGGTATACGAAAGCAATGGCACGCTGCTGATTACCGAATCGCAGAGCAGCCGGGGACAGATAGGGGGCGATCTGTCTGAGCTTCTGAGCGCTACCTACGGTTTTGGTATGGGCAGCACGCTGGGCAATGAGCTGCAGATTATGCGCTCACGGCGGATGTCTAACATGCTGGCCGATAAAGTGATGCAGCAGGACCTGATGGAAAACGGCCAGCGGTTTCCGGTACTCTGGCAAGAATATCCAATCGATTCAACGGTAGTGAGTGCCGGTGCAGTTGCGACGCGGATACGGAATAATATCTCGTATGGCAGAGTTGACCGCGACACGGAAGTGGTCGAAATCCGCTTCCGCAGTTACTCGCCGATGGAAGCACAGTGGATGGTGGACGAGGCAATTAATTCTTATTCTGAACTTTCTACAGACCAGAACAGGATGGCGGCCAACTCTGCGATGAGGTTCCTGGAGGACGAACGGCGGCAGATTGAGGAAAACCTTCGGGAAAAGGAGGAGCAGCTGAAACAATTTATGGACCGCTCCGGCATCGTGGCTGTGGACGGACAGACCCAGCAGCTGATTACACGTATTTCAGAACTTGAAAGTCAAAAGCAACAGGTGCGTACCCGTCTTGTGGCAATCAATACGGCGATTGAAAACTACGAACGGCAGATTGATGAGATCCGCCCCGGCCTGGCCCAGCAGTTTGCCGAGGGTGTAGGCTCAAGCATGGAGCGACTTCAGTTTCAGCTTGCCGAACTGGAGACCGAGCGAATGCTGCTGCTCAACCGCAATCCCGGACTACGGGAGAACCCTGAGCGGGAGCCCCAGTTGGTACAAATCAACAATAATATTGCGATGCTGAAGGAAGAAATTAACCGCGTGGCATCACGGCTGGTGGATGAGTCGGAAGAGTACCTCACGTTTCTGAGGAGCAGCGATGGCGGTATTGCAGGGCGATTGCTGGATCTCCGGACCCGCCTGATTGAACTGAATGTGGAAAAAAGCCAGCACGAGGCGCAGCAGGAAGTACTAGACGAGCGGCTGACCGAGGAGAACCGGTTTTTTGAAAATCTGCCGCAGAATATGGTAGAATTTGCCCGCCTGCAGCGTGACGTGCAAATAAATGAACAGCTTTTCCTTACCGTATCCGACCAGTACGCCGAAACCGCGTTCTGGGAGCAGACACAGTTTGGCCTCGGCCGGCCGGTGGATTACGGGATGATGCCGGGAAGACCGGTGGAGCCGCGAACCCGTATGATCGGCCTGATCGGCCTGCTGCTTGGCGGCGTTGTGGGTATGGGATATGCGTTTGGACGTGAGGCCCTCATCAAAGTAATTGACGGCACTGAAAAAATGAGAAAACTGAACTACCCGGTACTGTCGGTGATCCCTGATATTAAAAAAGTGGTTAAAGAGAAATTTAAAGGGGATGATACCATTCCCGTAGCAGATGGCCGGAAGGTATCTTCAACCATACTGACGCTCGTGGATCGCATCTCTCCGGTGGCGGAATCGTTCCGGCGATTGCATAACAATATTGTCTACTCGCAGCCGGATGAGAAATTTCAGACCATCCTTGTAACCAGTTCTGCGCAGGGCGAGGGGAAAACCACAATTGTTAGCAACTTAGCTGTGGCCTTGACCGAAGCGGGTAAAAAAGTGCTCATAGTAGACCTTGACCTCAGGCGCCCGAAACTGCATATTCTCTGGAAGGAATCTCAACGCCCCGGTTTGATAGAAGTCTTGTTTGAGGATGTTACGCTTGAAGAGGCAATTAAACCGTCTGCCGCACCCGGTATCGATCTGCTGATGGCCGGGACGAAGACGCCCAACCCGGCAGCCATTAATCAGAGTGAAGCTCTTAGAAAGCTGATTATTGAACTGAAAGAACGATACGACCATATTCTGATTGATACGGCCCCGTACGGAATTATTACTGACGCCGCGCCGATGATGCGCCTGGCAGATGGTATTGTTGTAGCGGCCAGGTTTAACAAGACCAAAGAGACCCAGCTGGAACACACCCTGGGGAACCTGGAGCGAATTCACGCAAACATCCTTGGCACCGTGCTCTTAGGCTTCGACCACCATAAGAGCTCCGACTATTACTACGGAAACGACAACTACTATTACGCCTATGAAGCGTATGATGAATATCATAAGGAAAAGGCTTAG
- a CDS encoding IS4 family transposase: MHSCVSTLPTGRWICSGTIVVDDRGYFDFGLLATRIEDENYFVTRMKSNTVYESIGECDLPEEEDQHILKDERIYLTGTAAIEAGIDQILLRRVAIYKADENKIIVVITNNKQWSAATIGDLYKRRWQIEIFFKLIKQNLQIKTFLGTSENACKSQIYVAMIVYLLLELIRRSISKVYHCFGHFVTLIRVCLTQYNRLEYITSEIQITVQKAKKKHKPPPDTTQQSLALG; encoded by the coding sequence ATGCATTCATGTGTCTCCACCCTACCAACCGGCCGGTGGATTTGCTCCGGTACGATCGTTGTGGATGACAGGGGCTATTTTGATTTCGGGCTGCTTGCTACCCGCATCGAGGACGAAAATTACTTCGTGACCCGGATGAAGTCCAATACAGTGTATGAGTCGATTGGCGAATGTGACCTTCCCGAGGAGGAAGACCAGCACATTCTAAAAGATGAACGTATTTATTTAACCGGGACAGCGGCCATAGAGGCGGGAATTGATCAGATTCTCTTGCGACGGGTGGCCATCTATAAAGCCGATGAGAACAAAATCATTGTCGTGATTACCAACAATAAGCAATGGTCGGCAGCCACAATTGGCGACTTATACAAACGGCGGTGGCAAATCGAGATCTTCTTTAAGCTCATCAAGCAAAACCTGCAAATAAAAACGTTTTTAGGCACCAGCGAGAACGCTTGTAAGTCTCAGATCTACGTTGCCATGATTGTATACTTGCTGCTGGAACTCATTCGCCGGTCGATCAGCAAAGTCTATCACTGCTTTGGACACTTTGTGACGCTCATACGAGTATGCCTGACGCAGTATAATCGTCTGGAATACATCACCAGCGAAATTCAGATTACTGTACAAAAAGCCAAAAAGAAGCATAAGCCACCACCGGATACCACCCAACAATCGCTGGCGCTCGGGTAG